In Actinotignum schaalii, the sequence GCTTCCCGAATCCTATTTCCCGTGTGCAAAGGTGCCCGTCCATGAAGAAAACTGACACCATTTTCCAGGTCATCAAGCTCCTGCTCGGCCTCGTCATCGCCGCAGCCCTCGTCAAGTTCGCATTTTTCCCGAACCAACGCACCTCCACGGAACTCGTGGCCCAGGGTGATTTCACCATCCCCACGGTGGTGGCCATGCCGGGGGATATCGATAATTCCCTCACGCTCGATGCCACCGTCATGCGCAATCCGGCCACTCCCGTGCGGGCCACCGCCAACGGCACCGTAGACGTGGTCGATGTCAAAGCGGGCGCCGTCGTCAATGAAGGTGACCGGCTGCTGCGGATCCGCCACGAAGAAGAAAAAACCACCGCCGCCATCGTGGAAACTTTTGAGGACGGCACCGAAGTGGAAGTGCCCGGCGAACCCTATATCGAAGTGAGCTACGTAAATGTGCTCGCCCCGGTGAGCGGCACCGTGGCGGTGGATGTGCTCGTGGGCCAGCCGGTCTCCATCGGGGAAAGCATCGGCTTGATCACCCCGGCCACCTACCACGCCCGGGTGAGCGTGAAACCCGAACAGCTTTATTCGCTCGCTTCACTACCGCCGGCCGGGCAGCTCGCGGTCACGAATGGCCCGGCGCCTTTCGAGTGCACCAATCTGCGCACGGTCACGGAAAAAACCGGTGCGGGTGCGGGCATGGGTGCTAAAGAAGCCGAGGCGCGCGGCCTGGATGGTGCGTCCGGAAGCGTGCAACCCGCCCTCATCTGCGATATCCCCGCCGAACAGCAGGTCTATGACGGTTCTGCCGCGAAACTCACCATCCCGGGGAGCAATACCACCGGGGTGCTGACCGTGCCGGTGAGCGCGGTGGAAGGGCGCTTCCGCGAGGGCGTGGTCTACCTGCCCGCGGCGGACGGCACGCAACCCACCAAACGCACCGTGCAACTCGGGGTCACGGACGGGCGCCAGATTCAGATCACCGGCGGGCTGGAAGAAGGCGAAGAAATCCTCCAGTACGTGCCGAGCGCGCAGCCCACGCCCGACCCGATGATGGGGATGTGATGTTAGAGCTTGAGCAGGTGACCCGCACCGTCACCCTCCCGAACGGCCGCCCGCTGCCGATCCTGCGCGGCGTGGACCTGCGCATTGAGCGCGGGGAGTACGTGGCGATTATGGGCCAGTCCGGAACGGGGAAATCCACCCTCCTCAATATCATTGGGATGCTCGACCTGCCCGATACCGGCTCCTACCGTTTTGAGGGCCGCGACGTGGCGGACTTGAGCGAATCGGCGCGCGCCCACCTGCGCGGCTCCCTTTTCGGTTTCGTTTTCCAGCAGTTCAATCTGTTCCGCGGCCGCACCGCCGTGCAAAACGTGGAAGTGCCCCTGCTGTATTCGGATACCGCTACTATTTTTCGACGCCGCAGCTTAGCTGCCCAGATGCTGGATCGGGTGGGATTAG encodes:
- a CDS encoding efflux RND transporter periplasmic adaptor subunit — protein: MKKTDTIFQVIKLLLGLVIAAALVKFAFFPNQRTSTELVAQGDFTIPTVVAMPGDIDNSLTLDATVMRNPATPVRATANGTVDVVDVKAGAVVNEGDRLLRIRHEEEKTTAAIVETFEDGTEVEVPGEPYIEVSYVNVLAPVSGTVAVDVLVGQPVSIGESIGLITPATYHARVSVKPEQLYSLASLPPAGQLAVTNGPAPFECTNLRTVTEKTGAGAGMGAKEAEARGLDGASGSVQPALICDIPAEQQVYDGSAAKLTIPGSNTTGVLTVPVSAVEGRFREGVVYLPAADGTQPTKRTVQLGVTDGRQIQITGGLEEGEEILQYVPSAQPTPDPMMGM
- a CDS encoding ABC transporter ATP-binding protein, producing the protein MLELEQVTRTVTLPNGRPLPILRGVDLRIERGEYVAIMGQSGTGKSTLLNIIGMLDLPDTGSYRFEGRDVADLSESARAHLRGSLFGFVFQQFNLFRGRTAVQNVEVPLLYSDTATIFRRRSLAAQMLDRVGLGDRLDAMPSQLSGGEQQRVALARALVRRPQVLLADEPTGALDVDTAGRVMDLMESMARENNATFIMITHDPKVAARADRRFTIHDGLVWPEEK